From the Cytobacillus sp. IB215665 genome, the window ATTCACCTTTTAATAAATCGAACTTATAATCATTTGTTTTGGTGTTAACCAACTCTATAAAATGCTCAGAACGCTGTTTAATCGCTTCAGTCGTTTCTAATATATCTCGCAATGTTGGGATCTCAAGTATATTACCTTTCAAGTATGACAAAAGTGTATCTTCAAGTGCTGCAAAAGTCATTTTATCAACTCTTAAGACTCGCGCAAGCTGATGTTTTTTTAACAGATCAATAAGAGGCTTTTTCCCAACAATTATTCCTGCCTGAGGCCCCCCTAATAATTTATCTCCACTAAAAGATACTACGTCAACTCCTTGTTCAAGGATGTCTCTTACAACAGGCTCATCCCCAATGCCATTTTTCTGAAAATCAAATAAACTCCCACTACCTAGATCTTCATAATATATAATGTCTTCATACTTTTCTTTAAGCTGTACAAGGTTTTGTGTAGGTACTGTTTTAGTAAATCCAATCGTTTTAAAGTTACTCGTATGCACCTTCATGATCATCGCAGTTTGCTCATTTATTACTTCTTCATAATCGTGTAGATGAGTTTTGTTAGTCGTCCCAACTTCTTTAAGGGATACTCCACTCTCCTCCATAATAGCTGAGATTCGAAATGAACCCCCGATCTCTACAAGCTGCCCTCTAGACACAATGACCTCTCGATCCTTTGCTAATGCTCTTAATACTAAAAATACAGCAGCGGCATTATTATTGACAACCATCGCAGCCTCAGCACCTGTCACTTTGCTAATGATGTGCTCAATGATGTCATGTCGAGAGCCCCTAGTGCCCGAATCAAGGTCAAATTCTAAATTGGAATAGTTTGATGCAATTTCTGCTACTCTCTTTACAGCTGAATCACTTAAGCGGGCTCTCCCTAAGTTTGTATGTAGGATTACTCCCGTAGCATTAACTACCTTTTGTAAATGATATTCAGACATTGACTGTAGTTTAGCTTTAACATTAGTAAATATATGATCAATCATGGAGACCTGCCCATGAAATTGAATGATATATTCATTAGATAAAAGCTGTTCTCTCAATTGATTCACTTCGGTTTGAATAACTTGAGTCAACGTTGGCTCGTCTATATTAAACTCTAATAACATAGTAAAAAATTGATTGTTTTTTTGCAATATATGTATTGGTGGTATTTGTCTTAATAAATCAATTCTCATGAAATCTTCCCCTGTCCATTTTTTATCAATTATTATTAACCATTTTAATTGTTGACACCTTTTTCGTTCAATCATCATATCATATCCAATAGTATATTTCTGGAGGATAATTCAAATGGTTAATAACAAATATCCTAAAGCGATGCAAATCCAATGT encodes:
- the selA gene encoding L-seryl-tRNA(Sec) selenium transferase; the protein is MRIDLLRQIPPIHILQKNNQFFTMLLEFNIDEPTLTQVIQTEVNQLREQLLSNEYIIQFHGQVSMIDHIFTNVKAKLQSMSEYHLQKVVNATGVILHTNLGRARLSDSAVKRVAEIASNYSNLEFDLDSGTRGSRHDIIEHIISKVTGAEAAMVVNNNAAAVFLVLRALAKDREVIVSRGQLVEIGGSFRISAIMEESGVSLKEVGTTNKTHLHDYEEVINEQTAMIMKVHTSNFKTIGFTKTVPTQNLVQLKEKYEDIIYYEDLGSGSLFDFQKNGIGDEPVVRDILEQGVDVVSFSGDKLLGGPQAGIIVGKKPLIDLLKKHQLARVLRVDKMTFAALEDTLLSYLKGNILEIPTLRDILETTEAIKQRSEHFIELVNTKTNDYKFDLLKGESEIGGGTMPGVTLPTYVVTVEHHSKSSQQLSQQLRRSTPSIVTRINKGKVVLDFRTVTLEEANVIVDILHRIS